In Ipomoea triloba cultivar NCNSP0323 chromosome 7, ASM357664v1, a single genomic region encodes these proteins:
- the LOC116025269 gene encoding probable serine/threonine-protein kinase PIX7 isoform X1 yields MGLEGDVVKVEKVEAWDVGKSKGMMMKKKKKEGGESGEDTGCWFKLRFIGSCISSRSKVDNSISGISARCAESKSTNDTSIGQAVAPVISSTTTSNAESNASTSKLEEELKVSSLLRKFTFNDLKLATRNFRPESLLGEGGFGCVFKGWIEENGTAPVKPGTGLTVAVKTLNHDGLQGHKEWLAEVSFLGDLIHPNLVKLIGYCIEDDQRLLVYEFMPRGSLENHLFRRSLPLPWSIRMKIALGAAKGLTFLHEEAQRPVIYRDFKTSNILLDADYNAKLSDFGLAKDGPEGDKTHVSTRVMGTYGYAAPEYVMTGHLTSKSDVYSFGVVLLEMITGRRSMDKNRPNGEHNLVEWARPHIGDRRRFYRLIDPRLEGHFSIKGAQKAAQLAARCLSRDPKARPMMSEVVEALKPLPNLKDMASSSYYFQTMQVDRIGSSPNARNGGGGGRAQPPSFAAKNGGQQHPRSLSIPNGSLTSPYHHHQFLQNSPKPNGKA; encoded by the exons ATGGGATTAGAGGGTGATGTTGTGAAGGTGGAGAAGGTGGAGGCTTGGGATGTGGGGAAATCAAAggggatgatgatgaagaagaagaagaaagaaggtgGGGAGTCTGGGGAGGACACTGGGTGCTGGTTTAAACTCAGGTTTATTGGTAGCTGTATTTCTTCAAGATCTAAGGTGGATAACTCCATCAGTGGCATCAGTGCTCGCTGTG cagAAAGTAAATCGACGAATGATACGAGCATAGGCCAGGCAGTAGCTCCGGTTATTTCATCCACCACTACAAGTAACGCGGAAAGCAATGCATCGACCTCCAAACTCGAAGAAGAACTTAAAGTCTCTTCTTTGCTTCGAAAATTCACATTTAACGATCTTAAGTTGGCAACGAGGAATTTTAGACCGGAATCCCTTCTTGGAGAAGGGGGTTTTGGCTGCGTATTCAAAGGGTGGATTGAAGAGAACGGCACAGCACCGGTTAAACCCGGGACAGGACTTACTGTTGCTGTGAAAACGCTGAATCATGATGGGCTTCAGGGTCACAAAGAGTGGCTG GCCGAAGTGAGTTTTCTCGGTGATCTCATCCACCCTAATTTAGTTAAACTGATTGGTTACTGCATCGAAGATGATCAGAGGCTTCTAGTTTATGAATTCATGCCTCGAGGAAGTCTGGAAAACCACCTCTTCAGGA GGTCTCTGCCGCTTCCGTGGTCTATCAGGATGAAGATTGCGCTCGGTGCTGCTAAAGGTCTTACTTTTCTTCACGAGGAAGCTCAGCGGCCCGTCATATACCGTGATTTCAAAACATCCAACATATTACTAGACGCT GATTACAACGCCAAGCTTTCTGACTTCGGGCTTGCCAAAGACGGTCCGGAGGGTGATAAGACGCATGTCTCTACTCGTGTCATGGGAACATATGGTTATGCCGCCCCGGAATATGTAATGACAG GGCATCTGACATCGAAGAGCGATGTCTACAGCTTTGGTGTAGTGCTTCTTGAAATGATTACAGGTAGGAGATCGATGGACAAGAACCGACCCAACGGGGAGCATAACCTCGTGGAATGGGCGCGGCCCCACATTGGTGACAGAAGGAGGTTTTATCGGCTGATAGATCCTAGGCTGGAGGGCCATTTCTCGATAAAAGGCGCCCAAAAAGCGGCGCAATTGGCAGCCCGGTGTCTCAGCCGAGACCCGAAAGCCAGGCCTATGATGAGCGAGGTCGTCGAGGCGTTGAAGCCGCTGCCGAACCTCAAGGACATGGCGAGCTCATCGTACTATTTCCAGACCATGCAAGTCGACCGCATCGGGTCAAGCCCGAACGCGAGAAATGGCGGGGGCGGCGGCAGAGCGCAGCCCCCCTCGTTCGCCGCCAAGAACGGCGGCCAGCAGCACCCGAGGAGCCTGTCGATACCGAACGGCTCGCTTACTTCCCCCTACCATCACCATCAGTTTCTGCAGAATTCACCAAAACCAAATGGCAAAGCTTAG
- the LOC116025269 gene encoding probable serine/threonine-protein kinase PIX7 isoform X2, with translation MGLEGDVVKVEKVEAWDVGKSKGMMMKKKKKEGGESGEDTGCWFKLRFIGSCISSRSKVDNSISGISARCESKSTNDTSIGQAVAPVISSTTTSNAESNASTSKLEEELKVSSLLRKFTFNDLKLATRNFRPESLLGEGGFGCVFKGWIEENGTAPVKPGTGLTVAVKTLNHDGLQGHKEWLAEVSFLGDLIHPNLVKLIGYCIEDDQRLLVYEFMPRGSLENHLFRRSLPLPWSIRMKIALGAAKGLTFLHEEAQRPVIYRDFKTSNILLDADYNAKLSDFGLAKDGPEGDKTHVSTRVMGTYGYAAPEYVMTGHLTSKSDVYSFGVVLLEMITGRRSMDKNRPNGEHNLVEWARPHIGDRRRFYRLIDPRLEGHFSIKGAQKAAQLAARCLSRDPKARPMMSEVVEALKPLPNLKDMASSSYYFQTMQVDRIGSSPNARNGGGGGRAQPPSFAAKNGGQQHPRSLSIPNGSLTSPYHHHQFLQNSPKPNGKA, from the exons ATGGGATTAGAGGGTGATGTTGTGAAGGTGGAGAAGGTGGAGGCTTGGGATGTGGGGAAATCAAAggggatgatgatgaagaagaagaagaaagaaggtgGGGAGTCTGGGGAGGACACTGGGTGCTGGTTTAAACTCAGGTTTATTGGTAGCTGTATTTCTTCAAGATCTAAGGTGGATAACTCCATCAGTGGCATCAGTGCTCGCTGTG AAAGTAAATCGACGAATGATACGAGCATAGGCCAGGCAGTAGCTCCGGTTATTTCATCCACCACTACAAGTAACGCGGAAAGCAATGCATCGACCTCCAAACTCGAAGAAGAACTTAAAGTCTCTTCTTTGCTTCGAAAATTCACATTTAACGATCTTAAGTTGGCAACGAGGAATTTTAGACCGGAATCCCTTCTTGGAGAAGGGGGTTTTGGCTGCGTATTCAAAGGGTGGATTGAAGAGAACGGCACAGCACCGGTTAAACCCGGGACAGGACTTACTGTTGCTGTGAAAACGCTGAATCATGATGGGCTTCAGGGTCACAAAGAGTGGCTG GCCGAAGTGAGTTTTCTCGGTGATCTCATCCACCCTAATTTAGTTAAACTGATTGGTTACTGCATCGAAGATGATCAGAGGCTTCTAGTTTATGAATTCATGCCTCGAGGAAGTCTGGAAAACCACCTCTTCAGGA GGTCTCTGCCGCTTCCGTGGTCTATCAGGATGAAGATTGCGCTCGGTGCTGCTAAAGGTCTTACTTTTCTTCACGAGGAAGCTCAGCGGCCCGTCATATACCGTGATTTCAAAACATCCAACATATTACTAGACGCT GATTACAACGCCAAGCTTTCTGACTTCGGGCTTGCCAAAGACGGTCCGGAGGGTGATAAGACGCATGTCTCTACTCGTGTCATGGGAACATATGGTTATGCCGCCCCGGAATATGTAATGACAG GGCATCTGACATCGAAGAGCGATGTCTACAGCTTTGGTGTAGTGCTTCTTGAAATGATTACAGGTAGGAGATCGATGGACAAGAACCGACCCAACGGGGAGCATAACCTCGTGGAATGGGCGCGGCCCCACATTGGTGACAGAAGGAGGTTTTATCGGCTGATAGATCCTAGGCTGGAGGGCCATTTCTCGATAAAAGGCGCCCAAAAAGCGGCGCAATTGGCAGCCCGGTGTCTCAGCCGAGACCCGAAAGCCAGGCCTATGATGAGCGAGGTCGTCGAGGCGTTGAAGCCGCTGCCGAACCTCAAGGACATGGCGAGCTCATCGTACTATTTCCAGACCATGCAAGTCGACCGCATCGGGTCAAGCCCGAACGCGAGAAATGGCGGGGGCGGCGGCAGAGCGCAGCCCCCCTCGTTCGCCGCCAAGAACGGCGGCCAGCAGCACCCGAGGAGCCTGTCGATACCGAACGGCTCGCTTACTTCCCCCTACCATCACCATCAGTTTCTGCAGAATTCACCAAAACCAAATGGCAAAGCTTAG